The DNA window GCTTGCTTGTAATCATCCATAAATAAATAGGTTCTAGCAAGCAGCCCATAAGCACCTGCTTTTGCAATCTGAGTATTTATTGTCGAGGCAGAAGGTAATAGAATTGCAGATTCTTTTAAGTCCGAAACAATCCGGTCGTAAGTTTTTTTAAGGCTACCCCTATCGACAATTTCATCAATATCTTCAGTCAATTTGAGAGGGATACCTAACTCAGTTTCCGCGGTGTTATTGTCATAATATTTACAAAAAGTTAACGCAAGATTCAAAAATTGCTTTGCCCTGTGATACAATGCAGTTCCTTTTATTTTATCATATTGTTCTTTATTACTATTTGTTCGATTAATTTTGGATAAACCGTTAAGAACTACATTGCAAACTTGAATTTGCGAATAAGCCATGTCCCACTCATCCCATACCAAAATTCCAAACTTTGGAAACTCTTGCGTTTTCCAAATAACTAAATCTCTATCAAATGCATTGTAAAGTGCATTATACTGTTCCAACGTGAAATCATAATCATCGCATGAGGTTTCAGTTGCACCACGTCCATCACTTTGGAACACATCTGCATTCAATAGTAGATCCATGTCGTTCAAAGTAGTAGGAACAATTAATTTTATATCTCTTTTTTCTTCAAGCCAATCTTTGCTGCAAGAAACAGTAAGGTACAACGAGGCAATTGAAAAAATATATGTAATGAACTTGTTCATAATCAATTTTTAAAAATTACAATTTAAACCAAATGCTATTGTCCTGATAGGTTTGCTGGTTGGAAAATCTGGATCTAATCCCGACTTATCTTTCTTCCAAATAATACCGAGATTACTTACGTAAGTAAAAAACTTCATATTATTTATATTATATTTCTTTAGTAAGTTTTTACCAACATTATAAGCTAACGAAATATCTTGAAGCCTTATATGATCAGCTTTTCCAACAAGTATTTCCGAATTTTTATAATAATTATCGGCGACTCCGTTCCCAGGAAAAATCATTGCTGGAACGTTGGTAATCAATTCATCACCTGGCTTTTTCCATCTATTATAGTAATCTCCATGTGTGTAATATGTACTATAAAGAGAACTGTACATAACAGAATTACGACGGAAATAGTAGCCAAATCGATATGTGATATTAAATGATAACTCAACTCCATATGTTGAAATTGTGTTTCTTAGGGCTCCAAAGTAAGGAGGCAAAGCATTCCCATTATACACTAGATTATTCTCGGGATTTTCAGCTAAATATTGAGTGATCTGCGAGTATTCTTTGGAGGGTAGTCCGTTCAGTAAACCTTGAACCTGACCATCTTCAGAATTTAAACCGGCAAATGGATAGGAATAAATACTAAAAAGTGGCTTCCCAACAACAGGAGTGTAACCAGATGTTAACCTTAAAATTTTGTAACTATCATCAACAAAGTTAGAAAGACTAGTTTGCTTCTGGTATTTTGTCACCCTATCCAAGGCATAAGAAAAAAGAAATATTGAATTCCATTTAAAATTAGGTTTGCTAATATTTTTTGATTGAAGTTCAATGTCTATTCCCTTTCCTTTCATGTTAGCCAAATTGCCGCGATAAGAGATATATCCAGTAGTCGGATCAATCTCTCCATTGCCAATAAGGTCAGAACCTTTACGCTGAAAATACTCAATACTTCCTGATAAGGCATTTTCGCTAGAAGCAAAATCGAATCCTATATTCCACATTCTATTTTTTTCCCACCTTAAATTCTTATTTGGTGGGTTCTGTAACTCAGCACTTGGTAATCTGTTGGTGGAATTAGTAACAAATTTTGCAGTAGTAAATGCAGTAATAGTTCTGTCTACATTT is part of the Chryseobacterium camelliae genome and encodes:
- a CDS encoding RagB/SusD family nutrient uptake outer membrane protein, which gives rise to MNKFITYIFSIASLYLTVSCSKDWLEEKRDIKLIVPTTLNDMDLLLNADVFQSDGRGATETSCDDYDFTLEQYNALYNAFDRDLVIWKTQEFPKFGILVWDEWDMAYSQIQVCNVVLNGLSKINRTNSNKEQYDKIKGTALYHRAKQFLNLALTFCKYYDNNTAETELGIPLKLTEDIDEIVDRGSLKKTYDRIVSDLKESAILLPSASTINTQIAKAGAYGLLARTYLFMDDYKQASSNADSSFKYHSYIEDFNKIDLTSDYPFYDISKEIHIYSMQSKYSPNSITGRINQALIESYNANDLRKQIFYKVQTDGKYTFKGSFTAQLFSGTSTGEILLISAECRARLGDLEGGLEKIKLLLQNRFKTGAAIPMPTKNKHDVLSFILLERRKELVTRGLRWQDLKRLNNDIDFAQTLTRTIGENTYTLPPKDPRYIMRIPQYIINYNHITQNSY